The window ttaacggaatattccgggttttaacggaatattcctgacggcgtcaATTGACACCGTCAGTGTGCTtggcacgtggccgcgcgtgggggcgcgtaggtccgtgccacgtcaggcgcgtgggggcgcgtaaggactccaaaaattattttaaaaatatggggatgatcctgaggttgtgtaggtcactgtggtatattcatatacccaatttgagcaatatataAGGAGTTATTAACTAAGATTTGGGTTAGGCGTTAAATAACGTCAAAATGGTTACTTTTGTTTAGGTGAGGTTTATGCGGGCATCGGGCATGGCCAAGGGATTCTCAGGGACTTACGAGACGTCGATGtaatctgtgagtgggcagttttgttttccgtatatatatatacttgacgttttcccagaaattgaattagaatgaaattatgttttaaatgaaaggtaTATAGAATGATATGAAAACGTGAATTGAAAGAtcatgcatagaagtatatgaaatatatatggaaatgtaaattgaattgccatgcatgaaatgatatgaaaagtatgatttgagatatatgatgcatatgaatgaatgttgcggcggacgcacaggtgagtatcaggtgagtatttaattactgttatgatgatgatgatatatattgagctcaaatcctgcaccatggtttagtgcttatagtattcaccgcatcgcacgctcgccttggatccaagtagatgctagtcgtacagtccacgcggagtgggtacgacagaccagtcgcgagagtgttagtgagattccgactggtgggtgaccttagattatgtgcacagatgatttatgagaagcactagagcgtaacttgtgtgcagaaggccggacgggtcacagaggtgactccggtagagtgataatgatagattttgagctctaggttcaaccgtatagggctattagagggcctacggttgattactttcttgcacctgatatgattatgttgatgcattcataccttattactgttgagatgatgtggcatggcataattaatatgagaaatgttgagatgacatggcatggcatgattgataaagagataatgttgaaatagtaaaaatgaagttttgagaatatatatgtatatttatattttacatttctgggaaagtatacaggttttacggagaggggttacaacgttttgagaaatgtttggatttggaaaataattgttttactgacccactcaattttggttttgcgcccctccaggttcaggaatcacaaaggtgtggtgactacgaggaattcgacggtgttctgacagattggacaaaattaggactcaccttcgggtgtatcaacttataaattgtatcttaaagcttacgtactgtgcaaatggttacgtcactctcacgtgacggccagcatgccctccttcaggacggggtgtgtcaaaagtCATATGTAtactttcattttcaatttcattctcatcttcttctattttttttagttgcttataattactaaacctaattgttacttgacctgtactagtttcatatatttgtactttatctggttgtctattttgtgctacttgtaaattaggcaatgtccactgagttccttctaaaaaactattatctacgggttttgcttctatcatatttacatgtttactgccaaatgtttgaactaaattttgaaactctgaattaaacttatgattatatctatcaaacactttacctatatacattaaactaatatacaaatttttatactctcctttcatattataattttttgttcttatgctcactttaatatatttactaaattcattaatcgtcataacataatttggaatacaacctatgactgctaagtttgaacttaagtctacttcagttgttgctattgctgcttgttggtgattatcccatctatcatcatatatgtatactaaagcttttgtacctacttgtgctctggttaatcctgctatttcaattaatattgttcctatatgaatctgactaaaatgtgattttctcaaatgagtaactgcttctttactaattagattaagtgtgacttctttatcaatacagctaacttcatgttgactgatgctGCTTACAATTCCAGttctgttttcaaataaacctaattgatacaagttatatttatttttctgtgttttctcaaaacctcttcgaataaattattgtgcttcttcttcatttggataaatatcttccgctctaactacttcttttccttttttcctaaagagttccattttctattataAAAAAGATTTAGCTTAggtcttttattattatttgcactcaaagttaaattttctaatttatctagcaaagatggtggaagtgatgaagatgcgttatgtaaaacttggtttatttctgctatttgttcttcaacttgatctaatttttcagctaaacttaaaactaattggataatcaaattattttgcctaatgggaatattactactggatacttgtgttgaaaaatctgttaatcatactggttctttatctaatttactaatttctttcaaagcttgaatatattttctgctagttctagaatctgtcattaaactaataatttatctattttattatgtaacTTAGCTACTTATTCGCTCAACTCCTTTTGTacgaattgaattttttgaacttctaattttagttgttcaactatttctaatgacCTAAGTTCTACTTGCTTTGGCTTATTATCTATGAGGTCaacaagctcttttatctctcttttgctaggaaacttttgaatatttatattattatcttctaactgagatgtaatataatctaaattttgtctaattatctttatggaatttttctaaaaatgttctaacaactggtttaacaaatgattatgcttattattttctaattttatattttctgcttgactaataataagatctacaatactATTGGCTTGCGGATTTTCTTCACTGttcaaaatatgattatgctttcttgatggaaaataataaactaaactattttggtctaaagttatttttcttttttgaggttcactaatttctaaattaagataatctatcataaactacagTCTACCCTTCTCTAGAGTTACAGCTAACTGGTTTCTtaaaaactctctttcttctctcaaggtCTCTAAAGCTTGATCTGTtgttctttttgcttctaaaactttatgctgcacttctgtgttattacaaataaatgaaggatgttcaagataGTAAAGATAAAACTTTTGCTTCGTCAAAGTACTgataattcttttggatatatatgttaatcttctctttatgctagttaTAGTTGGATGTCTGGGATAATAAATACCTGGTAATTGTGGTTGACAGGGTCTACAGGGATAATAATATATGTTGTTCATACacaataaacaaatatgatatCAATTGTATCAATGACtcctcaaggtactttactattatgcttatattattaaaatgctaaactaggctctgataccaaattcgaAAAGCATGCTCGGTTAAATAGTCGGATaaccattataacaactagacatagaaccttgcacatggaactcgacatgtttcagcatgacggccactcacagtacaagtataaAGCCTTAACggctgaactcagaggtacgaagaactcagaggtaccctagttaatgtccagttatttgtatggcaaacattcaactataacagagtgcttgaacaaagtatgatcgtcagtttagcatgttaataatataaccacaatagtgtttccctgttttgaactagaagtctaattaaacaaacacactaaataaggaaaagaaaacttacttaagacttggagattgcttgaatatgtacacttgaatttttattgatatatggaatgtttacagagatagttgtttacaagaaagtgaTTACAAAGAAGTGTTTACAAGGATGTTATGAAGGCTACGAATCCTTGAGTGTATGAAGTGAGTATGGTGTTTTCAGATGTTGAGAGAGGTGTGTGGTATTCAGGTGTGTTCTGTATGGGAGGAAAGGCTTCCTTATATAcaaaatctaatttttcaaAGACAAAGTAATATTTCatctatttacaattttttgaaTAGTGACAGCACACTGTTTCTTAAAGCTGTcagcactgtttctgaaagctggctgtcttgtctttgcttgaatgtCATGTGAATTTATGTTGTCTTGGTTGCTGCAGTGTTTgccacattttcttttgcatgtgAATCTATATTGTCTTGGTTGTTGCCACATATCCTTTTGCATGCAAATTCTTTCTGAAAATGTcaatcttctttttcttcttttggatgtATCCACATGAACTTTGCATAAAACTGACCCAATCTTGTACATATGTGTGAAGGGTAGGATCAGTATTTTTGAAAAAATCTGTCCTGATGATTAAAAGTAAAGTTTTGAggttgttttggttagttttccatttatttatttcataaataaaAGATGAAAAATAACAATGAATGAAACTTGACAATCCTGCCCCGTCTGTTTAGCCGTTCATTTCCGAAGCGCTCTCTCCATATCTCTGTCGCCGCTCCTCTCCAGTCCGTTCGAGAACTCTCCCTCTCATCTGGTTCGAGCACTCTTCACCAACAAGAAGGtaaatttccttttctttcaacTTCTATCTGCttatttcaacatttttttagTTGGGAAATTGAAATATTGAACTGGATAATTGGAAGATTTGGGTTTCTTTGAACTTCGTAGTCTCAATAGCGTTTTGGGTTTAAGTTTTGTTAATTGGTGAGCGAAAATGGGGCACCAATTCTTCGAAGGCTTCTTTGAATTGGTGCTGTGATAATATAGCATAGGGTAATCAGGGTTTATGGGTTTCTGGGTAATCAGGGTTTATGGGTTTCTGTGTAATCAGGGTTTCTAGGTGTTGTGATACATAGTTAGGGTAATCAGTAGTAATATACGTAAAAggggtttctgggttttcatcaaaatataaaattgaagtAGAACACCAGGAATACAAGTAAAGGAATGTTCTTGACTGAATGAAGTTTTGTTCTGGGCTGAGATTACAAGTGGAAAGCAAATGGCTTTCGACCATTTAGGGTTTTATGAACTGACCTAAGGAGTAAAGCTAAATAGTTAAGTTCTTCCTGCaatttttgtttctgggttaCTTCAAATTTATTAGTATTTTTGTATGAAATCTGCTCTTTTCAGCTGGCGGGCATTGTTGTTCCATGTTAAGCACCAAAGGAACGCAACTGAATTGTCTTcccatttaaatttatttattttatttcattttttgggTTATCGATtgtgattttgtttttgtttttttttgttttttttttgtttttttgtttttttttctgtttaagGTTACTATGatgttttttttgtaaatttttgttGCTTGAATATGGTGTTGTAGGGGTTTATTGGTTGGACTGTGTAGTCTATAATAGAGTGGTTGCTTGGGGTGTGTAATAATCTGACTTGCTGAGGGAGGCATCGAATTTCGTTGGTGGTTTGTTAGTAGGGTTTAGTGGGAAGTTCCAGCTAAGGCCAGCCCGAAATTTGGatttgtaatttgtaggaaATGCTTATTTAATAGGAATAGAGTTAGTGTAGCTGAGATCATTAGCATCAATGATTTTTGCAGTTCCATCTTCGGAAACACCATCTTTTGTATTAGTGAGTAAATGAGGTTTTAAAAATTTTAGTAGGTGAAGCGATAACGGTTATCATTTTACTTTTCTGGATTCCGAGCACTGATTTCGTTTTCAGAACCTCTAGGGTTGTAGAGGGTTGCACACATGCTGAAATCATGTCCTGCCTTTTTTCTCTATGTGATAACTCTCTCTGACTTCTATCTTTTGGTCCTTTCTTTAACTGTAAATattcttttgggtttttctcTGTTTCATATGCTAATACTTTTGCTCTCTTGGTCCACTAGTCCAAAAGCCTAGTTGTTCTGTTTTTCtattttagtttataaattttcGGATTGTGTGACTATTAAATTATGCATTAGACTCCATACATATACTTAGAGTGTTTATTGTATACTTATATTTTGTACTTTCTTCTACGTAGATtataagaatattattattgTGACACTAATTTAACTGGCTACCTGTCCGAAGTAGAGTTCCAAGTTTAACAACCATGAAACTATATATGCAACTTCTTGATTTGACTTGTTTACGATATTTTGTTGTTAATTAAAGGGATTGTGTTTACTGTATTTGCAGATGTGCTGCTAATTGTTAAGCTGTTTTGGTACTAAATATTGCATTAAGGATCTATAACCCTATGGCTATTGTTGAATCTATAAACGATCTTCCAGTTCAAGATCCACCGGAGGAGGATTTCTCCTCTGCTGATTTGACTTGGACCAAATTTGGCACTACTGAGAACCATGATGATGCAGCCCTCATTCCTTATGACCGAGTGGATGAATTTATAATTGGAGAAAGCTCAAATTTAGAGTGCCCAACAAGATTTCATATTgaaaggggaagaagaagaaagatgggCATCTTTACGGAATACAAGGATGATGAGTATTTGGAATATAAGCTGTGAGTAAAGAAATTCTTAAACCTTACCACCTCATTGTTCTTCTATTATCTTCTTATGGACGACCAAAAAGCTTACTTTTCCACAAATAGTTCAAAAGATATAGTGTTGTTCGGGTAAAGTCTGCTTTAGTGAGTTCAACACTATGAGTTTCCAGCTTATCTAAAATCTGGTTCTAAGTCGCTATTAATGCATTCTGAAAGAATATGTGCATGttcttttacttttaattttgaTCTGTCTTGATTTAACCAACATAAATCAGGTGTATGAGGACAACATTGAGAGTTTTCTGCTCTGGTGACTTTGAGATTACCAATTTTAATGTTGTGGGTCATATGAGCAGCAACTTTTTGGATTTCATATTCGCCgctattttgttattttaggtACTACAGTTATTAATTGTTCATTCTTTCTTGTTGAAGGTATTGGTGTTCTTTCGGTCCTGAAAATTATGGGGAAGGAGGGGGTATTTTGCCTAGCAGAAAATATCGACTCAACACCCGCAACCGTGCAGCTAGACCTCAATCCATGCGGGGCTGTACATGCAATTTTGTAGTGAAGCGTTTGTATGCACGCCCATCACTTGCACTAATTATATATCATGAGAGGCGCCATGTGAACAAATCTGGTTTTGTTTGCCATGGCCCACTTGACAGAGATGCGATTGGCCCGGGAGCCAATAAAATTCCATATATCTGTAATGAGATTCAACAGCAAACAATGTCTATGATCTACCTTGGCATTCCTGAAGAAAATGTACTAGAGAAACACATTGAAGGGATTCAGCGGTATTGTGGTTCGAATGCAAAAGTAAATAGCCTTGCTTCCCAGTATGTCCATAAACTTGGGATGATTATTAAGCGATCTACCCATGAATTGGATCTTGATGATCAAGCTAGCATCCGCATGTGGGTTGAACGCAACAAAAAATCCATATTCATTTATCAGGATACTTCAGAGAAAGATCCTTTCCTTCTGGGGATTCAAACGGAGTGGCAGCTGCAACAAATGATTCGTTTTGGTCACCGCAGTCTCATTGCAGCTGATTCAACATTTGGCATAAAGAGACTTAAGGTAACCAAATCATTAGTGCTTTTTGTACAAGCTTGTGAACTGACTAACCCTTTAGTGAGCTATAAGATTTCTTTCCTTATTTCTAGGTTTAGTAGGACTTGTTTCCAAGATAATGAATACTAGTAAACGAAAAACTCTTGCGGGTAGTTATCTTGTTATCATGTTGActtttcttttccatcacatATCCATTAAATACAGGGTTCATTTTGGAATATATGAGTTACTGAGTCATGAAATGATTCGTGAACGTATATTTTTGTATAGATTTAGGGAATGTGCATAGAAAGTAGATATTTATTTATACGTGTTTGAAATGGCAGTATCCTTTGTGTACGCTTCTTGTCTTTGACTCAAGACAACATGCACTCCCTGTCGCATGGGTCATCACGCGTAGCTTTGCAAAGCCAGATGTGTCTAAATGGATGAAAGCTCTACTTGATCGAGCTCGTAGTGTTGAGCCCGGATGGAAGATCAATGGTTTCTTAATTGATGATGCAGCAGCTGAGATTGATCCCATCAGGCAGGATGCTCTGTCTCTGGAATTCTCTGCATTAAATTTATCTGGACTTAGAATATTGTGCATTCTAATAACACATTTCATGGTCTTTCAGAGATATTTTCTGTTGTCCCGTTCTATTTTCCCTTTGGCGTGTTCGTAGATCATGGCTGAGGAATATTGTAAAGAAATGCAATAACATTGAAGTTCAGCGCGAAATTTTTAAACGTCTGGGTAATATTGCGTATAGCATTTGGGATGGAAGTGATACCCTGGTTGCCTTAGAAGAACTAACACAAGATTTTGTTGATCAGACTGCATTTATGGAATACTTTAAGCAGTCTTGGGTGCCGAAGATTGgttagatctctctctctctctctctgactcaCACTGATGCACATTTCTGGACACATCATGTTTAATGGTCTTACAAGTTTTTGCATGAAACTATCATTAATATATTGTTTCTTGTTAACAGAAATGTGGCTTTCAACAATGAGGAGTCTTCCGCTTGCAAGCCAAGAGGCATCTGGTGCCATTGAAGCATATCACGTCAAGATGAAAGTGAAATTGTTCGATGATTCACATCTTGGAGCGCTCCAGAGAGTTGATTGGTTAGTGCACAAGCTAACCACCGAGCTGCATTCAAGCTACTGGCTTGACCGCTATGCAGATGAATGTGATGCTTTCCAAAATGTTAAGGAGGAATATATTGCTTCTACGTCATGGCACAGGGCACTGCAAATTCCGGATTCTGTTGTTTCCTTAGATGATAAAGACCACCTCTTTGCCAAGGTTTTGAGCCAGAAGGACAGCAGCACCATGCATCTAGTGTGGAATCCCGGATCAGAGTTTTCCTTCTGCGATTGTGCGTGGTCAATGCAAGGGAACCTTTGCAAGCATGTCATCAAAGTCAACATGATCTGCGAAAGTCGCCAAGGTTATCAGCCTTCCATGTCTTCGCAGTCATTCAAAGACGTCTTGATGAACCTATTGAAGAAACCAATGGATGATTCGATTGCTCTAGATCGCTCAATGGCCTGGACTATGCAGATGCTTGATCAAATACGAAATCTTGTGGAAGTGAGTAGTGCTAATGACATTTGCACGGTGGTAAACAATCTGCCGCTGCAGTGGGTTTCTAAGAAAGGCAGAACCAGTTTCGGAAAGCCATTGACTAATCTGACTCTTCCTTCCGCGTCCAACGATCCAAGGAGCACCGCAGCAAGGAAAAAGAACCGTAAGCGAAAAAGATTGTCAAGATTGGGATGATTGTTAGgattgggagagagagagagagataggatTCCATAGTTTTGCAACTGTcttttgtttcatattctttaatCTTTATGGAAGAATTATAGAGGAAAATCTGATTTCAGTTGTGACAAGTATATAGTGTGATCTCTGTGTTCACGGGAAATTGTAAATTGAGTTAACATTGCCATGATAATTTTAAGCACATGGAAATGTTTGTCAAATTGCCTTGCGTTGCAGGTTGAGACTCATTTGGcaacatgtaatttttatggcGCATTTACGTAATCGTAATCAAAATACTTACGGGATTAGATTCCGATTTATGATGTTCTCTTTTGTCTTCACGAGTCATTACTATACAACGGATTTTTAGTGGGGCGCTAGTTGGAATGGAAAttcatatttgaaaatttcgAAATCTGAACATTTGGAACTATACAAGTGGAGGGAAGTTTCCTAGTTCGGCTGAAATGCAAGGATTATTGCTTAATATGAATTTTAATTGCTTaatatttcaatttttcaaacATGACAATGGATTATTGCTTTCGACTCTTTTGAGATATCTTCCACTTTTTGTGTGTAAACAAATCTCTCTCTTATCCGATTCATAACGAGATCAAATCTTTTGCATTTAAAATATGTACGGTCTCTCTATAGCCCCAATAAATGTTTTAACACATTAATTTTATgacaacaaattaaaaaaattaaaacaataaataCGTTTCAATCACTTATCAAGTTCACAGAGACACTACACTCATGTTGAGTGCAGAAAATTTGATCCCATTGATTACGTTGTTAGCAGCCATATGGCAACATTAAATTGCGAAACAGCTTGGAAGAAGAAGACACAGCCCCAATCCAAATAACACGCGACCAAGTCCCATGTTTTTCTTTTAACTCGTTTTCCaacttaatttttcttt is drawn from Malus domestica chromosome 14, GDT2T_hap1 and contains these coding sequences:
- the LOC103414930 gene encoding uncharacterized protein — protein: MAIVESINDLPVQDPPEEDFSSADLTWTKFGTTENHDDAALIPYDRVDEFIIGESSNLECPTRFHIERGRRRKMGIFTEYKDDEYLEYKLYWCSFGPENYGEGGGILPSRKYRLNTRNRAARPQSMRGCTCNFVVKRLYARPSLALIIYHERRHVNKSGFVCHGPLDRDAIGPGANKIPYICNEIQQQTMSMIYLGIPEENVLEKHIEGIQRYCGSNAKVNSLASQYVHKLGMIIKRSTHELDLDDQASIRMWVERNKKSIFIYQDTSEKDPFLLGIQTEWQLQQMIRFGHRSLIAADSTFGIKRLKYPLCTLLVFDSRQHALPVAWVITRSFAKPDVSKWMKALLDRARSVEPGWKINGFLIDDAAAEIDPIRDIFCCPVLFSLWRVRRSWLRNIVKKCNNIEVQREIFKRLGNIAYSIWDGSDTLVALEELTQDFVDQTAFMEYFKQSWVPKIEMWLSTMRSLPLASQEASGAIEAYHVKMKVKLFDDSHLGALQRVDWLVHKLTTELHSSYWLDRYADECDAFQNVKEEYIASTSWHRALQIPDSVVSLDDKDHLFAKVLSQKDSSTMHLVWNPGSEFSFCDCAWSMQGNLCKHVIKVNMICESRQGYQPSMSSQSFKDVLMNLLKKPMDDSIALDRSMAWTMQMLDQIRNLVEVSSANDICTVVNNLPLQWVSKKGRTSFGKPLTNLTLPSASNDPRSTAARKKNRKRKRLSRLG